A single region of the Sphingomonas crocodyli genome encodes:
- the rnhA gene encoding ribonuclease HI: MTELPLVEIATDGACKGNPGPGGWGALLRFGDKEKEMSGAENPSTNNRMELMAAIMALEALKKPCRVKLSTDSRYVMDGLTKWIHGWRKNGWKTADKKPVKNAELWQRLLAAAAPHRIDWQWVKGHAGHPDNERADKLASDAAVGRTR, encoded by the coding sequence GTGACCGAACTCCCCCTCGTGGAAATCGCGACCGACGGTGCGTGCAAGGGCAATCCCGGACCGGGCGGCTGGGGCGCTTTGTTGCGCTTCGGCGACAAGGAAAAGGAAATGTCGGGCGCCGAGAACCCGTCCACCAACAACCGCATGGAGCTGATGGCGGCGATCATGGCGCTGGAGGCGCTGAAGAAGCCGTGCCGCGTCAAGCTGTCGACCGACAGCCGCTACGTCATGGACGGGCTGACCAAGTGGATCCACGGCTGGCGCAAGAATGGCTGGAAGACCGCCGACAAGAAGCCGGTCAAGAATGCCGAACTGTGGCAACGCCTGCTCGCCGCCGCGGCCCCGCACCGGATCGACTGGCAGTGGGTGAAAGGCCATGCCGGCCATCCCGACAATGAGCGCGCCGACAAGCTGGCGAGCGACGCGGCGGTCGGCCGCACGCGCTGA
- a CDS encoding M28 family metallopeptidase — translation MKTILLALAATAAAPALAQNTDPARIEQTVRTLASDIFEGRAPGTAGEERTIGYLIARFQDLGLEPAGPDGQWTQTVPLLHTKLGAGAMRFDSPKGVVPAEQLKDVYVSTIRPDDAAKIAGAPVVFIGHGVKAPERKWDDFKGADLKGKVVIFLVNDPDFAAQPGEPVAGKFGGRTMTYYGRWTYKFEEAARQGAVGALIVHESAGAGYGWNVVVSSGGENYDIVRAPDKLSSLALQGWIAGDAATKLFASAGLDLAKLQVAARKANFKPVPLPGVTFTADVPVTHEQVDSRNVLAKIPGTTKADEVVMIGAHWDAYGRGKPDAQGRVFRSGANDDALGIAGMFEIARAMKAGPAPKRSVVFAAWTAEERGLLGSEYYAANPTVPAAKTVANLAIDILQTAGPANDVVLVGKGQNSLEDDMARVAATQGRTVTPESLPERGLFYRADHFSFAKRGVPTLLLMGIAGASDLKTGGVAGGQAWIDAYTGQCYHQACDAWSPEWNLAGAVQDIDLVGTIGAELANSDTWPTWKAGSEFKAIRDKSLSATAK, via the coding sequence ATGAAGACGATCCTCCTCGCGCTGGCCGCAACCGCCGCCGCGCCCGCCCTCGCCCAGAACACCGATCCCGCCCGCATCGAACAGACGGTGCGCACATTGGCGTCCGACATTTTCGAAGGGCGCGCGCCGGGGACGGCGGGCGAGGAGCGGACGATCGGCTATCTGATCGCGCGTTTTCAGGATCTGGGGCTGGAGCCGGCGGGGCCGGACGGGCAGTGGACCCAGACGGTGCCGTTGCTCCACACGAAGCTGGGCGCGGGCGCGATGCGCTTCGACAGCCCCAAGGGCGTGGTTCCGGCCGAGCAGCTGAAGGACGTCTATGTCTCGACCATCCGGCCGGATGACGCCGCGAAGATTGCCGGTGCGCCGGTCGTGTTCATCGGCCACGGCGTCAAGGCGCCCGAGCGCAAGTGGGACGATTTCAAGGGCGCGGACCTGAAGGGCAAGGTTGTGATCTTCCTGGTCAACGACCCCGATTTCGCCGCGCAGCCGGGCGAGCCGGTGGCGGGCAAGTTCGGCGGGCGGACGATGACCTATTATGGCCGCTGGACCTACAAGTTCGAGGAAGCGGCACGGCAGGGCGCGGTCGGCGCGCTGATCGTCCATGAGAGCGCGGGGGCGGGCTATGGCTGGAACGTCGTGGTCAGCAGCGGGGGCGAGAATTACGACATCGTCCGCGCACCCGACAAATTGAGCAGCCTTGCGCTGCAGGGGTGGATTGCGGGCGATGCGGCGACGAAACTGTTCGCGTCGGCGGGGCTCGATCTGGCCAAGCTGCAGGTCGCGGCGCGCAAGGCGAACTTCAAGCCGGTGCCGCTGCCGGGCGTGACCTTCACCGCCGACGTGCCCGTGACGCACGAGCAGGTCGACAGCCGCAACGTGCTGGCGAAGATTCCGGGCACGACGAAGGCCGACGAGGTCGTGATGATCGGCGCGCACTGGGATGCCTATGGGCGCGGCAAGCCCGACGCGCAGGGCCGGGTATTCCGCAGCGGCGCGAATGACGACGCGCTGGGCATCGCCGGCATGTTCGAAATTGCGCGCGCGATGAAGGCAGGGCCGGCGCCCAAGCGCAGCGTCGTCTTCGCGGCGTGGACGGCCGAGGAGCGCGGTCTGCTGGGGTCCGAATATTATGCGGCGAACCCGACGGTGCCGGCGGCGAAGACCGTCGCGAACCTCGCGATCGACATCCTGCAGACCGCTGGTCCTGCGAACGACGTGGTGCTGGTCGGCAAGGGGCAGAACAGCCTGGAGGACGATATGGCGCGGGTCGCCGCGACGCAGGGCCGCACGGTGACGCCCGAAAGCCTGCCCGAGCGCGGGCTGTTCTACCGCGCCGACCATTTCAGCTTCGCCAAGCGCGGGGTGCCGACCCTGCTGCTGATGGGCATTGCGGGCGCATCCGACCTGAAGACCGGCGGCGTCGCAGGCGGGCAGGCGTGGATCGATGCCTATACCGGCCAATGCTATCATCAGGCGTGCGATGCGTGGTCGCCCGAATGGAATCTGGCCGGCGCGGTGCAGGACATCGATCTGGTCGGCACGATCGGCGCCGAGCTGGCCAATTCGGATACGTGGCCGACGTGGAAGGCGGGATCCGAGTTCAAGGCCATCCGCGACAAGAGCCTGAGCGCGACGGCCAAGTGA
- a CDS encoding NAD(P)H-dependent flavin oxidoreductase — translation MAIRTRVTEMLGIEHPIVQGGMMWVGRAELAAAVSNAGGLGILTALTQPTPDDLRREIERCRTMTDKPFGVNVTLLPSMNAPPYPEYRKAIIESGIKIVETAGNKPQEHVEDFKAHGLTVIHKCTSVRHALSAVRMGVDIISIDGFECAGHPGEDDIGGLVLIPAAADKVDVPMLASGGIGDGRGLVAALALGAEGINMGTRFCATVEAPIHQGIKEFIVNSDERATNLILRKFHNTGRVGKTPVSDKVVEISAQEGAVFEDIRPLVAGAKGREALETGNIEAGLVWTGMVQGLIHDIPTCDQLISGIMRDAEAIIAKRLAGMMK, via the coding sequence ATGGCCATCCGCACGCGCGTCACCGAAATGCTGGGGATCGAACATCCGATCGTGCAGGGCGGCATGATGTGGGTCGGCCGCGCCGAACTGGCGGCGGCGGTGTCGAATGCCGGTGGTCTTGGCATCCTGACCGCTTTGACCCAGCCGACGCCCGACGATCTGCGCCGCGAGATCGAACGCTGCCGCACGATGACGGACAAGCCGTTCGGCGTGAACGTCACCCTGCTGCCGTCGATGAACGCGCCGCCTTATCCCGAATATCGCAAGGCGATCATCGAATCGGGGATCAAGATCGTCGAGACCGCGGGCAACAAGCCGCAGGAGCATGTCGAGGATTTCAAGGCGCACGGCCTCACCGTCATCCACAAGTGCACCTCGGTCCGCCACGCGCTGTCGGCGGTGCGGATGGGCGTCGACATCATCTCGATCGACGGCTTCGAATGCGCGGGCCATCCGGGTGAGGACGACATTGGCGGCCTCGTCCTGATCCCGGCGGCGGCCGACAAGGTCGACGTGCCGATGCTCGCCTCGGGCGGGATCGGCGACGGCCGCGGCCTCGTCGCGGCGCTCGCGCTGGGCGCGGAAGGCATCAACATGGGCACGCGCTTCTGCGCGACGGTCGAGGCGCCGATCCATCAGGGGATCAAGGAGTTCATCGTCAACTCCGATGAGCGCGCGACCAACCTGATCCTGCGCAAGTTCCACAATACCGGCCGCGTCGGCAAGACGCCGGTGTCGGACAAGGTGGTCGAAATCTCCGCGCAGGAAGGCGCGGTGTTCGAAGATATCCGCCCGCTCGTCGCCGGCGCCAAGGGCCGCGAGGCGCTGGAAACCGGCAATATCGAGGCGGGCCTCGTCTGGACCGGCATGGTCCAGGGCCTGATCCACGACATCCCCACCTGCGACCAGCTGATCAGCGGCATCATGCGCGACGCCGAAGCGATCATCGCCAAGCGCCTGGCGGGGATGATGAAGTAA
- the thrB gene encoding homoserine kinase, which produces MAVYTQVSTEDMAAFLNRYDCGTLLSAKGIAEGVENSNYLVDTTTGRFILTLYEKRVDAGDLPFFLALTDHLASKGLNIPRALRDRRGEQLQQLCGRPACLIEFLQGVSVSHPTPAQAKAAGGALGDMHKALGDFRMNRPNTLGLDGWHALADKCGDQLDQIEPGLGDRIARELAFLDAEWPRHLPTSVVHADMFPDNVLMLGDSVGGVIDFYFACTEIRAWDVAVTHSAWCFSNDGRSYRPELGRALIAGYDQQFGLSEMERAAFPVLARGSALRFTLTRAWDWLNTPADALVTRKDPLAFKRRLDFYAEADPAALI; this is translated from the coding sequence ATGGCCGTCTATACGCAGGTTTCGACCGAGGACATGGCCGCCTTCCTCAACCGCTATGATTGCGGCACGTTGCTGTCGGCCAAGGGGATCGCCGAAGGCGTCGAGAACAGCAATTATCTGGTCGACACCACCACCGGCCGCTTCATCCTGACGCTCTATGAAAAGCGCGTCGATGCGGGTGATCTGCCCTTCTTCCTCGCGCTGACCGATCATCTGGCGAGCAAGGGGCTGAACATCCCCCGCGCGCTGCGCGACCGGCGCGGCGAGCAGTTGCAACAGCTATGCGGCCGCCCCGCCTGCCTGATCGAGTTCCTGCAGGGCGTCTCCGTCAGCCATCCGACGCCGGCGCAGGCGAAGGCTGCGGGCGGTGCGCTGGGCGACATGCACAAGGCGCTGGGCGATTTCCGCATGAACCGCCCCAACACGCTGGGCCTCGACGGCTGGCACGCATTGGCCGACAAGTGCGGCGACCAGCTCGACCAGATCGAGCCGGGCCTGGGCGATCGCATCGCACGCGAACTCGCCTTCCTCGACGCCGAATGGCCGCGTCACCTGCCGACGTCGGTCGTCCATGCCGATATGTTCCCCGACAACGTCCTGATGCTGGGCGACAGCGTGGGCGGCGTCATCGACTTCTACTTCGCCTGCACCGAGATTCGCGCGTGGGACGTCGCGGTAACGCATTCGGCCTGGTGTTTTTCCAACGACGGGCGCAGCTACCGGCCCGAACTCGGCCGCGCGCTGATCGCCGGCTACGACCAGCAATTCGGCCTGTCCGAAATGGAGCGCGCCGCCTTCCCGGTGCTCGCGCGCGGCTCCGCGCTGCGCTTCACGCTGACGCGCGCGTGGGACTGGCTCAATACGCCCGCCGACGCGCTGGTGACGCGCAAGGATCCGCTGGCCTTCAAGCGCCGGCTCGATTTCTATGCCGAGGCCGATCCGGCCGCTTTGATTTGA
- a CDS encoding phytase, producing the protein MNNLSVMTAWSAMLLLAGCATTPDATNTTSAATTAEVFASGETEAVGTANADAADDPAIWRNPRKPAASLIIGTDKKAGLYVYGLDGKRRDFVDAGRVNNVDLRDGVAIGGRPGILVAASDRNDELHAKIALFRLDPTTAKLTSLGTVAAGDGEAYGICLTRVKGAAHAFVVMKDGTINQVAIDLAAATPAGRIVRTMKLGTQSEGCAVDDRTAKLYVAEEDVGLWRFDARTDGPVEPVSIAKVDGTRLVADAEGVAIAPIGRSGGYVLVSSQGDNAYAAWRLSDGAYAGRFRIAQGQFGSTEETDGIDLMLGNFGRDYPTGIFVAQDGHTPDGAQNFKLVRWDAIAKLIK; encoded by the coding sequence ATGAACAACCTTTCCGTGATGACCGCGTGGTCGGCGATGCTTCTGCTCGCCGGCTGCGCAACCACCCCGGATGCGACCAACACGACCTCGGCGGCCACCACCGCCGAGGTTTTCGCGTCCGGCGAAACCGAAGCGGTCGGCACCGCAAATGCCGACGCGGCCGATGATCCCGCGATCTGGCGCAACCCGCGCAAGCCCGCCGCCAGCCTGATCATCGGCACCGACAAGAAGGCCGGGCTCTACGTCTATGGCCTCGACGGCAAGCGCCGCGACTTCGTCGATGCGGGGCGCGTCAACAATGTCGACCTGCGCGACGGCGTGGCGATCGGCGGCAGGCCCGGCATCCTCGTCGCGGCCAGCGACCGCAATGACGAGCTGCACGCGAAGATCGCGCTGTTCCGGCTCGATCCGACCACCGCGAAGCTGACCTCGCTCGGCACCGTGGCGGCGGGTGATGGTGAGGCGTACGGCATCTGCCTGACCCGCGTGAAGGGCGCCGCGCACGCCTTCGTCGTGATGAAGGACGGCACGATCAACCAGGTCGCGATCGACCTCGCGGCCGCGACGCCGGCGGGCAGGATCGTTCGCACGATGAAGCTCGGCACCCAGTCCGAAGGCTGCGCGGTCGATGATCGCACGGCCAAGCTCTACGTCGCCGAGGAGGATGTCGGCCTGTGGCGGTTCGACGCGCGCACCGATGGCCCTGTCGAACCGGTCTCGATCGCCAAGGTCGATGGCACCCGCCTCGTCGCCGATGCGGAGGGCGTGGCGATCGCGCCGATCGGCCGCAGCGGCGGCTATGTGCTGGTGTCGAGCCAGGGCGACAATGCCTATGCGGCATGGCGCCTGTCGGACGGCGCCTATGCCGGCCGCTTCCGCATCGCTCAAGGCCAGTTCGGATCGACCGAGGAAACCGACGGCATCGACCTGATGCTCGGCAATTTCGGCCGCGACTATCCGACCGGCATCTTCGTCGCGCAGGACGGGCACACCCCGGACGGCGCGCAGAACTTCAAGCTGGTCCGCTGGGACGCGATCGCGAAGCTGATCAAGTAA
- a CDS encoding N-acyl-D-amino-acid deacylase family protein, translating into MSETIVVKGGQIADGTGGALYEAGIAIREGRIAAIGKDLSGDQVLDARGQVVAPGFIDMHTHYDAQLFWDPDCTPSSWQGVTSVIIGNCGFALAPCRPENRETLIQMLVELEDMPAKVLNAGIQWSFTDFAGYMASVEALRPTLNIAAYVGHSPVRVDVMGADAYDRAATDEEIARMAAIVGQAMDAGAIGFASSSAPTGRRSATGKADARELLALGRAMAKDGRGVMAMVPGGQHLSREAMYDMQAEIGRPFTWTALMQTADGGHRASAALHAERYAKGARVHPQVSCRPIVSMTTLRTAFAMRAASMLALEGKSDAERIAAFRDPAWRATVKTELANYAFTISWDRWTISESPTSPELEGMTVEALAKRLGVDGLDAAIDLALADGLATRFTVVQVNYEEDEVAKLLRIDGAVLGLADSGAHPDQICDAILPTDLLGKWVRDKKVLPIETAVRKLTGELADLFGLDRGYLKVGAPADITVFDPATIGPGPVRRVYDQPAGGERLIADRATGLTHMLVNGVPIRRDGAALARGAAGGPGMMLRG; encoded by the coding sequence GTGAGCGAAACGATCGTCGTGAAGGGCGGGCAGATCGCCGATGGGACCGGCGGCGCGCTGTACGAAGCCGGCATCGCGATCCGCGAGGGGCGGATCGCCGCGATCGGCAAGGATCTTTCGGGCGATCAGGTGCTGGATGCGCGGGGACAGGTGGTCGCCCCCGGCTTCATCGACATGCACACCCATTATGACGCGCAATTGTTCTGGGATCCGGACTGCACCCCGTCGAGCTGGCAGGGGGTGACGTCGGTGATCATCGGCAATTGCGGCTTCGCGCTGGCGCCGTGCCGGCCGGAGAATCGCGAAACGCTCATCCAGATGCTGGTCGAGCTGGAGGACATGCCGGCCAAGGTGCTGAATGCGGGCATCCAATGGTCGTTCACCGATTTTGCCGGCTATATGGCAAGCGTCGAGGCGCTTCGCCCGACACTGAACATCGCGGCCTATGTCGGCCATTCGCCGGTGCGCGTCGATGTGATGGGCGCCGACGCTTATGATCGCGCGGCGACCGATGAGGAGATTGCGCGGATGGCGGCGATCGTGGGCCAGGCGATGGATGCGGGCGCGATCGGCTTCGCATCGTCGAGCGCGCCGACCGGGCGGCGATCGGCGACGGGCAAGGCCGATGCGCGCGAATTGCTGGCGCTGGGCCGCGCGATGGCGAAGGACGGGCGCGGCGTGATGGCGATGGTGCCGGGCGGCCAGCATCTGTCGCGCGAGGCGATGTACGACATGCAGGCCGAAATCGGCCGCCCCTTCACCTGGACCGCGTTGATGCAGACCGCCGATGGCGGGCATCGCGCGTCGGCCGCGCTGCATGCCGAACGCTATGCGAAGGGCGCCAGGGTGCATCCGCAGGTGTCGTGCCGGCCGATCGTGTCGATGACCACGCTGCGCACCGCCTTTGCGATGCGCGCGGCGTCGATGCTGGCACTCGAAGGCAAATCGGATGCCGAGCGGATAGCCGCCTTCCGCGATCCGGCGTGGCGCGCGACGGTGAAGACCGAACTGGCTAATTACGCCTTCACAATCAGCTGGGATCGCTGGACGATATCCGAATCGCCGACGTCGCCCGAACTGGAGGGGATGACGGTGGAGGCGCTGGCGAAGCGGCTGGGCGTCGACGGGCTGGACGCGGCGATCGACCTTGCGCTGGCCGATGGCCTCGCGACGCGCTTCACCGTGGTGCAGGTCAATTATGAGGAGGATGAGGTCGCCAAGCTGCTGCGGATCGACGGCGCAGTGCTGGGCCTGGCGGATTCGGGCGCGCATCCCGACCAGATTTGCGACGCGATCCTGCCGACCGACCTGCTGGGCAAATGGGTGCGCGACAAGAAGGTGCTGCCGATCGAGACGGCGGTGCGCAAGCTGACCGGCGAACTGGCCGATCTGTTCGGGCTCGATCGCGGCTATCTGAAGGTCGGCGCACCGGCGGACATCACGGTGTTCGATCCCGCGACGATCGGTCCGGGGCCGGTGCGGCGCGTGTACGACCAGCCGGCGGGCGGCGAACGGCTGATCGCCGACCGCGCGACCGGGCTGACGCACATGCTGGTCAACGGCGTGCCGATCCGACGCGACGGCGCGGCGCTGGCACGCGGTGCGGCCGGTGGACCGGGGATGATGTTGCGGGGGTAA
- a CDS encoding ABC transporter substrate-binding protein — protein MRGAIIAALAIAALASPLHAATPPKRIVSLNLCADQLILTLADRSQIAGLTRNAAKTNMSAEAARTKGLRILGTSAEQILEIDPDLVVGIPARRNAILQALKMRKYPAVDLKSADTLEDIYASIRTVSDAVGHADRGEAMIARMEADLARMPKLGRGRVAVYYQRRGYVTGTGTLVDDLMQRVGLVNLAQKLGKSTLSQMSLEEMVAARPDFLIVESATDKVTDQGTEMLHHPALDSIPRLHIPEAWTVCGGPAYTKAVHTLTEQLKRYR, from the coding sequence ATGCGGGGGGCGATCATCGCGGCGTTGGCGATCGCGGCGCTGGCATCGCCGCTGCATGCGGCGACGCCCCCGAAGCGGATCGTCTCGCTCAACCTGTGCGCCGACCAGCTGATCCTGACGCTGGCCGATCGATCGCAGATTGCCGGCCTGACGCGCAACGCCGCCAAGACCAATATGTCGGCCGAGGCGGCGCGGACCAAGGGGCTGCGCATCCTGGGCACGTCGGCCGAGCAGATATTGGAGATCGACCCCGATCTGGTCGTCGGCATCCCCGCGCGGCGCAACGCGATCCTGCAGGCGCTAAAGATGCGCAAATATCCGGCGGTCGACCTGAAAAGCGCCGACACGCTGGAGGATATCTACGCATCGATCCGCACCGTATCCGATGCGGTGGGCCACGCCGATCGCGGCGAGGCGATGATCGCGCGGATGGAGGCCGATCTTGCGCGGATGCCGAAGCTGGGGCGCGGGCGCGTCGCGGTCTATTATCAGCGGCGCGGCTATGTGACCGGCACAGGCACTTTGGTCGACGATCTGATGCAGCGCGTGGGGCTGGTCAATCTGGCGCAGAAGCTCGGCAAATCGACGCTGAGCCAGATGAGCCTGGAGGAGATGGTGGCGGCGCGGCCCGACTTCCTGATCGTCGAAAGCGCGACCGACAAGGTGACCGATCAGGGGACCGAGATGCTCCACCACCCGGCGCTCGATTCGATACCCCGGCTGCACATTCCCGAGGCGTGGACCGTGTGCGGCGGTCCGGCCTATACCAAGGCGGTGCACACGCTGACCGAGCAGTTGAAGCGTTACCGCTGA
- a CDS encoding TonB-dependent receptor, with amino-acid sequence MKPTSFGRALRVAALSTVAFTATAYAQDIADSADAGSEIVVTGTRPIAESEAAALQIQRNSDSLVAVAASDSVGRLPDQNIAAAVGRLPGISVERDQGQARYVNLRGAPKTWTTLSFDGINVVSPEGRDARFDSIPSAIAGKILVSKAVTPDMPGETVAGNVNVITRSAFDYSGFHTAGKLGGGVVELGDRREYEASAVVSNRFKAGEGEIGVLLAGSYYERNMITDNFEVDYEPVSQDARPGNGTRFWGHEAENKLYRLTRKNWSVSGRLDWRPDDDNQISLRSVYTIFSDDEARDNYRFDLDDRQSDLVANSAACTPTVNTTPTNSGYADVCIGNTPQKGTVYGIDIRQRSTLRAFRQSVFTNTLAGDHKFGDGAWTLAWVANYTESKDDRSVVGEATWDSPSTRNLRPTVAYDFSNPNRSSLQLFRTNQLSGPTRFSAGDRVVGVDAFTKPLSSFNVLDAVDTTKAYTGKVVLGHTADMLGGEATFKVGAQYDQRTKVADEKNINLSTAADYAKAGLPSDYNQFSTDKKFMGKLPMDYTFRYFDIAKMRAASEAAKAAFPFVPATANNYDVREQVLAGFVMGTVKYDWGSVIGGVRVEHIKNRGKAIATVGTTTAPVVAEAEQTLAFPSLHINYNVDDTKKLRLSFNSGAARADYDQLRPNVVINDIAQTISGGNPAVKPERAYGVDGYFEWYMKPQGYLMVGVFYKKIKDVLYNQSRTFNSSALDANGFDRSTYVFSGVTNGGDGRLYGMEAAAQLQLEPWTENLGLPDFMGGFGVSANLTLNNSRVTKPASGTIPARRVRLPGTSDFVYNVGAYYEKYGLSLRLQYQNRGKWLDSIADTLADAGDTYWASDDELDFSARYAITKNFEVYFDASNLLNHPGRRFADPGSLLTATGTPTKASSFRTIEWERFGRRYTGGIRFNF; translated from the coding sequence ATGAAGCCGACCTCGTTCGGGCGGGCGCTGCGCGTCGCCGCCCTCTCTACCGTTGCATTCACTGCCACAGCTTATGCGCAGGACATCGCCGATTCAGCCGATGCCGGCAGCGAAATCGTCGTGACCGGCACGCGCCCGATCGCCGAATCCGAAGCCGCCGCTCTGCAGATCCAGCGCAATTCGGACTCGCTCGTCGCGGTCGCCGCGTCGGACTCGGTCGGTCGCCTGCCTGACCAGAACATCGCCGCCGCCGTCGGCCGCCTGCCCGGCATCAGCGTCGAGCGCGATCAGGGCCAGGCCCGCTACGTCAACCTGCGCGGCGCACCCAAGACGTGGACCACCCTGTCGTTCGACGGCATCAACGTGGTGAGCCCCGAAGGCCGCGACGCGCGCTTCGATTCGATCCCCTCGGCAATCGCGGGCAAGATCCTCGTGTCGAAGGCGGTGACGCCCGACATGCCCGGTGAAACCGTCGCCGGTAACGTCAACGTCATCACCCGTTCGGCCTTCGATTATTCGGGCTTCCACACCGCCGGCAAGCTGGGCGGTGGTGTCGTCGAACTGGGCGACCGCCGCGAATATGAAGCCAGCGCGGTCGTTTCCAACCGCTTCAAGGCGGGCGAAGGCGAAATCGGCGTGCTGCTGGCCGGCAGCTATTACGAACGCAACATGATCACCGACAATTTCGAGGTCGATTATGAGCCGGTGAGCCAGGATGCCCGCCCGGGCAACGGCACCCGTTTCTGGGGCCATGAGGCCGAGAACAAGCTGTACCGCCTCACCCGCAAGAACTGGTCGGTCTCGGGCCGTCTCGACTGGCGCCCGGACGACGACAACCAGATCTCGCTGCGGTCGGTCTATACGATCTTCAGCGACGACGAAGCGCGCGACAATTATCGCTTCGACCTTGACGACCGCCAGTCCGATCTGGTCGCCAATTCGGCCGCCTGCACCCCGACGGTGAACACCACGCCGACCAATTCGGGCTATGCCGACGTCTGCATCGGCAACACCCCGCAGAAGGGCACCGTCTACGGCATCGACATCCGCCAGCGTTCGACGCTGCGCGCATTCCGCCAGTCGGTGTTCACCAACACGCTGGCAGGCGACCACAAGTTCGGCGACGGCGCCTGGACGCTCGCCTGGGTCGCCAACTACACCGAATCGAAGGACGATCGCTCGGTCGTCGGCGAAGCGACGTGGGACAGCCCCAGCACGCGCAACCTGCGCCCGACCGTTGCCTACGACTTCAGCAATCCGAACCGGTCGAGCCTGCAGCTGTTCCGCACCAACCAGCTGTCGGGTCCGACCCGCTTCTCGGCCGGCGACCGCGTGGTGGGCGTCGATGCCTTCACCAAGCCGCTGTCGTCGTTCAACGTGCTCGACGCGGTCGACACGACCAAGGCCTATACCGGCAAGGTCGTGCTGGGCCACACCGCCGACATGCTGGGCGGCGAGGCGACCTTCAAGGTCGGCGCGCAATATGACCAGCGCACCAAGGTGGCCGACGAAAAGAACATCAACCTGAGCACGGCTGCGGACTATGCGAAGGCCGGTCTGCCCAGCGACTACAACCAGTTTTCGACCGACAAGAAGTTCATGGGCAAGCTGCCGATGGACTACACCTTCCGCTATTTCGACATCGCCAAGATGCGCGCGGCGTCGGAAGCAGCGAAGGCAGCCTTCCCGTTCGTTCCCGCCACCGCGAACAATTACGACGTGCGTGAGCAGGTTCTGGCCGGCTTCGTCATGGGCACGGTCAAGTATGACTGGGGTTCGGTGATCGGCGGCGTGCGCGTCGAGCATATCAAGAACCGCGGCAAGGCGATCGCGACGGTCGGCACGACCACCGCACCGGTGGTGGCAGAAGCCGAGCAGACGCTCGCCTTCCCCAGCCTGCACATCAACTACAATGTCGATGACACCAAGAAGCTGCGCCTGTCGTTCAACAGCGGCGCTGCACGCGCCGATTATGACCAGCTGCGTCCGAACGTCGTGATCAACGACATCGCGCAGACGATCAGCGGCGGCAACCCGGCGGTGAAGCCCGAACGCGCTTACGGCGTCGACGGCTATTTCGAATGGTATATGAAGCCGCAGGGCTATTTGATGGTCGGTGTCTTCTACAAGAAGATCAAGGATGTGCTGTACAACCAGTCGCGCACCTTCAATTCGAGTGCGCTGGACGCGAACGGCTTCGATCGTTCGACCTACGTCTTCTCCGGCGTCACCAACGGTGGCGACGGCCGCCTCTACGGCATGGAAGCCGCCGCGCAGCTGCAGCTTGAGCCGTGGACCGAAAACCTCGGCCTGCCCGACTTCATGGGCGGTTTCGGTGTCTCGGCCAACCTGACGCTGAACAACAGCCGCGTGACCAAGCCGGCGTCGGGCACGATCCCCGCCCGCCGCGTGCGCCTGCCCGGCACGTCGGATTTCGTGTACAATGTCGGCGCCTATTACGAAAAGTACGGCCTGTCGCTGCGCCTGCAGTATCAGAACCGTGGCAAGTGGCTCGACAGCATCGCCGACACCCTGGCCGATGCGGGCGATACCTACTGGGCTTCGGACGACGAGCTCGATTTCTCGGCACGCTATGCGATCACCAAGAATTTCGAGGTCTATTTCGACGCTTCGAACCTGCTGAACCATCCGGGCCGCCGCTTCGCCGACCCGGGCAGCCTGCTGACCGCCACCGGCACGCCGACCAAGGCCAGCAGCTTCCGCACGATCGAATGGGAACGCTTCGGCCGCCGCTACACCGGCGGCATCCGGTTCAACTTCTGA